The Acidobacteriota bacterium genome includes a window with the following:
- a CDS encoding SUMF1/EgtB/PvdO family nonheme iron enzyme has product MIGRTIGNYEVVSQFGEGGMGELYLGRHTRLAREVIIKTIRTEDFSPRQIEHLRTRLEREAFIQSQLEHPNIVRVYDFIAEAESTFMVMEYVQGRDLRKMIARETGPIQAARAIRLFKQVLRAIDYAHHFIYTDQQGKKHQGIIHRDLKPANILITPNDIAKVTDFGIVKVRGVKGGTQMGFNPGTPEYMSPEQARGRELDHRSDIYSMGVVFFEMLTGNVPFSDTGDGTSDYEIRRGHIELPPPSPRQFKADLSPELEKIVLKSLEKDPDDRYQTARDFYLVLEEFERSGKADFAKVAAVRSTVAQAEQRGTGVAIIDVTTVGFNESHTGILGHESTSMGNGSLSAYGASVADGYQRSPLPVVKTKESDQRPLIISVAALVLLTALAGWWIYRRSLSTVTNGSENPPKLVVPVGMKVVLGSEFKMGRDDGNEFERPAHNVQVATFYIDEKEVSNEDYEKLVQAGQLSAPKNWIGGKIPAGETYFPVSNVNWHEADAYCSKLGKRLPTESEWEYAARGKEGFLYPYGNKDWQPEYSSASPSPDKIGKLINVGSYPKGASPFGVLDLAGNVAEWTASDYEPYPNSPAKRDPGKKVIRGGSFINPPAEQRTTERRWLEPQEIRDYVGFRCAKSAN; this is encoded by the coding sequence ATGATCGGGCGCACCATCGGTAATTACGAAGTTGTCAGCCAATTCGGCGAAGGCGGAATGGGAGAGTTGTATCTGGGCCGCCACACGCGCCTCGCCCGCGAAGTTATCATCAAAACCATCCGCACTGAAGATTTCAGCCCGCGCCAGATCGAACATTTGCGCACGCGCCTCGAACGCGAAGCTTTCATCCAGTCGCAGCTCGAACACCCGAACATCGTGCGCGTCTACGATTTCATCGCCGAGGCCGAGTCAACGTTTATGGTGATGGAATATGTGCAAGGCCGCGATTTGCGTAAGATGATCGCGCGCGAGACGGGCCCCATCCAGGCGGCGCGCGCCATCCGCCTGTTCAAACAGGTGCTGCGGGCGATTGATTACGCGCATCATTTCATCTACACCGACCAGCAAGGCAAAAAGCACCAAGGCATCATCCACCGCGATCTGAAACCCGCCAACATTTTGATCACGCCTAACGACATCGCCAAAGTCACCGACTTCGGCATCGTCAAAGTGCGCGGCGTCAAAGGCGGCACGCAGATGGGCTTCAATCCCGGCACGCCCGAATACATGTCGCCCGAACAGGCACGTGGGCGCGAGTTGGATCACCGCTCCGACATTTACTCAATGGGCGTCGTCTTCTTTGAAATGCTGACTGGCAATGTGCCCTTCTCCGACACAGGCGACGGCACTTCGGATTACGAAATCCGGCGCGGGCACATCGAATTGCCGCCGCCCTCGCCGCGCCAGTTCAAAGCCGATCTCTCGCCCGAACTCGAAAAGATCGTGCTCAAGTCGCTGGAAAAAGACCCGGATGACCGCTATCAAACAGCGCGCGACTTTTACCTCGTGCTCGAAGAGTTCGAACGCAGCGGCAAAGCCGATTTCGCCAAAGTCGCCGCCGTCCGTTCGACCGTCGCCCAAGCCGAACAACGCGGCACCGGCGTCGCCATCATTGATGTCACCACGGTCGGGTTTAACGAAAGCCACACGGGCATACTGGGGCATGAATCAACAAGTATGGGGAACGGCTCGCTCAGCGCTTATGGAGCAAGCGTGGCGGATGGCTATCAGCGTTCGCCGCTGCCCGTGGTGAAGACCAAAGAAAGTGACCAGCGTCCGTTGATTATCAGCGTGGCGGCGTTGGTGTTGTTGACGGCGTTGGCGGGCTGGTGGATTTACCGGCGAAGCCTCAGTACCGTAACAAATGGCAGTGAAAACCCGCCAAAACTTGTCGTACCAGTCGGAATGAAAGTGGTGCTTGGCAGCGAGTTCAAGATGGGACGTGATGACGGTAACGAATTCGAACGACCTGCGCACAACGTACAAGTCGCCACTTTCTATATTGATGAAAAAGAAGTCTCGAATGAAGACTACGAAAAGCTAGTGCAAGCTGGGCAACTCAGCGCGCCTAAAAACTGGATTGGAGGCAAGATTCCAGCAGGCGAAACCTACTTCCCTGTCAGTAACGTAAACTGGCACGAGGCAGATGCTTATTGCAGCAAGTTGGGTAAACGATTGCCGACAGAAAGCGAGTGGGAATATGCCGCGCGCGGCAAAGAGGGTTTTCTCTATCCTTATGGCAACAAGGATTGGCAGCCAGAATATTCCAGCGCCTCGCCTTCGCCGGACAAGATCGGCAAATTGATCAATGTCGGCAGCTATCCCAAAGGTGCGAGTCCGTTCGGCGTGCTTGATCTGGCCGGCAACGTGGCGGAATGGACAGCGAGTGATTACGAACCGTACCCAAACAGTCCGGCCAAACGCGACCCGGGCAAGAAAGTGATTCGCGGCGGTTCGTTTATCAATCCCCCAGCCGAGCAACGAACAACCGAACGCCGCTGGCTAGAACCACAGGAAATCCGCGATTACGTAGGCTTTCGTTGCGCCAAGTCAGCCAATTGA
- a CDS encoding PEGA domain-containing protein: MLAQRDYTVVRPRERAATEKVTLNRRATQATKGILAVVLQPVLAAKVVVTDAKGNIIEQTNTDNVKGQAEFELRRGASFTVKVTAPGYLAAETKAKVLKSTNIVPLSLIAQFARIELPGAPVGAEIFIDGKARALADQSGRVIIDTLEPGDHTLSVRHPEYNDYVTRLEKLEAGTSINLPLNTLLTKVAKLTIQSQPNATVLIDGEFQGRVNANGQVQIDYQLAQAAEHTIAVELPGYHPWSRKEMLTPGPRKLEIKLDPIVTSAGITDGFANLAQWNAPATWKIASEKNKELDTNKLQVSGATPGILKEKTYRDFDVSFTVWLKDGKGASWVVRADKTGRSYYLFHLSGPQAGELRPRRLYTYRVRDGVTSEVETPIPLTIEFKENDSYYITVKVRGNQIQHKLAVTSTADEDKSGASYTDTSNDKDLFLYGSFGFVSFKGEVFLVDDLLLDPVKE; this comes from the coding sequence TTGCTGGCGCAACGTGATTATACTGTCGTCCGGCCACGCGAACGGGCAGCAACGGAAAAAGTGACGCTCAACCGGCGCGCCACCCAAGCTACTAAAGGCATTCTGGCGGTCGTCTTGCAACCAGTCCTCGCCGCCAAAGTGGTCGTCACCGATGCCAAAGGCAACATCATCGAGCAGACCAACACCGATAATGTTAAGGGCCAGGCCGAGTTTGAATTGCGGCGTGGCGCCAGTTTCACCGTCAAAGTTACCGCGCCTGGTTATCTGGCGGCAGAAACCAAAGCCAAGGTCTTGAAGAGCACCAACATCGTGCCGCTGTCTCTGATTGCCCAATTCGCTCGCATCGAATTACCCGGCGCACCAGTGGGCGCGGAGATTTTCATTGATGGCAAGGCGCGCGCGCTGGCTGACCAAAGTGGACGTGTCATCATTGATACCTTGGAACCAGGCGATCATACGCTGTCGGTGCGCCATCCTGAATACAACGATTACGTCACCCGGCTGGAAAAACTCGAAGCAGGCACGAGCATCAACTTGCCGCTCAACACGCTGTTGACCAAGGTCGCCAAACTCACGATTCAATCCCAGCCCAACGCCACTGTGCTGATTGATGGCGAATTCCAGGGCCGCGTCAATGCCAACGGCCAAGTGCAAATTGATTACCAACTCGCCCAGGCGGCTGAGCACACGATTGCCGTTGAATTGCCCGGCTATCACCCCTGGTCGCGCAAAGAAATGCTCACGCCCGGCCCGCGCAAGCTGGAAATCAAACTTGATCCGATTGTGACTTCGGCAGGCATTACGGATGGGTTTGCCAATCTGGCACAGTGGAATGCGCCCGCGACCTGGAAGATTGCCAGCGAGAAAAACAAAGAACTGGACACTAACAAACTGCAAGTCAGCGGCGCGACGCCGGGCATTTTGAAGGAGAAAACCTATCGCGATTTCGATGTCTCATTCACGGTCTGGCTGAAAGATGGCAAGGGCGCGAGTTGGGTCGTGCGCGCGGACAAGACCGGCCGCAGCTATTACCTCTTCCACCTGAGCGGGCCGCAAGCCGGCGAACTGAGGCCGCGCCGCCTCTACACCTACCGCGTGAGAGACGGCGTGACCAGCGAAGTCGAAACGCCCATTCCGCTCACGATTGAATTCAAAGAAAACGACAGCTACTACATCACGGTCAAGGTGCGCGGCAATCAGATCCAACACAAGCTGGCCGTAACCTCCACCGCCGACGAAGACAAAAGTGGCGCGAGTTACACCGACACCTCGAATGACAAAGACCTGTTTCTGTACGGCAGTTTCGGTTTTGTTTCGTTCAAAGGCGAGGTCTTCTTGGTGGACGATCTGTTGCTTGACCCCGTGAAAGAGTGA
- a CDS encoding haloacid dehalogenase-like hydrolase → MQLAIFDIDGTLTHSNEIDNRCFIQAFADEFGIVTNFAAWQDCPHITDSGLTHFILSRHFGREPLPAEFARIEQRFMRLLTEAVSGEPDALPPLPGASAALERLQREASWAVAIATGCWAASAQFKLRHAQINCVGIPTATADVHHAREAILSDALLQAESFYQTVFDRVVYLGDALWDVRTTRNLNWPFIGVGAARRAEVLRNAGASHIISDFTDYAALLDSLREAQVPQ, encoded by the coding sequence ATGCAACTTGCCATCTTCGACATAGACGGCACACTCACCCACAGCAACGAAATTGACAATCGCTGCTTCATCCAGGCGTTTGCCGATGAATTCGGTATCGTCACCAACTTTGCCGCGTGGCAGGATTGCCCGCACATCACCGACTCCGGCTTGACCCATTTCATCCTGTCGCGACATTTCGGTCGCGAACCGTTGCCAGCCGAATTCGCGCGCATCGAACAAAGATTTATGCGATTGCTGACCGAGGCCGTCAGCGGGGAACCGGATGCGCTGCCGCCTTTGCCCGGAGCCAGCGCGGCGCTTGAACGGCTGCAACGCGAAGCCAGTTGGGCCGTCGCCATCGCCACCGGTTGCTGGGCGGCTTCGGCACAGTTCAAACTGCGCCACGCACAGATCAATTGCGTGGGCATCCCGACCGCCACTGCCGATGTGCATCACGCACGCGAAGCGATTTTGAGCGATGCCTTGTTGCAGGCCGAATCGTTTTATCAAACCGTCTTTGACCGTGTGGTTTACCTTGGCGATGCGCTGTGGGATGTGCGCACGACGCGCAATTTGAACTGGCCGTTTATCGGCGTTGGCGCAGCTAGACGCGCCGAGGTATTGCGCAACGCAGGTGCATCGCACATCATTTCCGACTTCACCGATTACGCAGCTTTGCTCGACTCACTCAGGGAGGCACAGGTTCCGCAATGA
- a CDS encoding DUF1517 domain-containing protein gives MIIPVFLMATGLFLVLLFVLAILFSGGIYMALSSADNKQLNAGRRNFLGGRKEEDHALFFGIQIVIQTFGNDQLRARLAQLIETEGNDAQGKRRFMKAVASLLLENQYAWEYGFWDYYDEAGKAISTFNQWRNEIEASMATEPDEMGSEIDRSQRFSDQKEFMIVTLMMLIDNQPVPVADDVGDYQFRPTYQQLFDPFQAVIENVAESDYWKPTTFANLLEGLRALDPRGIERDGIYVYPGTSQDGLSTMDLLGEEGWKYLTDHNIRP, from the coding sequence ATGATCATTCCCGTTTTTTTAATGGCTACCGGCTTGTTTCTGGTGCTGCTGTTTGTGCTCGCCATTCTTTTCAGTGGTGGCATTTATATGGCGCTGAGTTCGGCGGACAACAAACAGCTCAACGCGGGCCGCCGCAACTTTCTGGGCGGACGCAAAGAGGAAGACCACGCGCTTTTCTTCGGCATCCAGATCGTCATTCAGACCTTCGGCAATGACCAGTTGCGCGCCCGCCTCGCCCAATTGATCGAAACTGAAGGCAACGACGCACAAGGCAAACGCCGCTTCATGAAAGCGGTCGCGAGTCTCTTGCTCGAAAACCAATACGCCTGGGAATACGGCTTCTGGGACTATTACGACGAGGCGGGCAAGGCCATCAGCACCTTTAACCAGTGGCGCAACGAGATCGAAGCCTCGATGGCGACCGAGCCGGACGAGATGGGCAGCGAAATTGACCGCAGTCAACGTTTCTCTGACCAGAAAGAATTCATGATCGTCACGCTGATGATGTTGATTGATAACCAGCCTGTGCCCGTCGCCGATGACGTCGGTGATTACCAGTTCCGCCCGACGTACCAGCAACTCTTCGACCCTTTCCAGGCCGTTATTGAGAACGTCGCCGAAAGCGATTACTGGAAGCCTACGACCTTCGCCAACCTGCTCGAAGGCTTGCGTGCCCTCGACCCGCGCGGGATCGAACGCGATGGCATTTATGTCTATCCCGGCACGTCACAAGACGGTTTGTCCACGATGGATTTGCTGGGCGAAGAAGGGTGGAAGTATCTGACCGACCACAACATTCGCCCCTGA
- a CDS encoding nucleotidyltransferase family protein — MTELQTHQRQTMDFQAVLASPVLCYEEGLDYFEGKGMLNETLRKLTDDLEAHGIDYVVIGAVALNQHGYQRFTSDIDLLMTKEGLEKFRQELVGLGYAAKFSGAKKTFRDTTRNVPIEIITSGEYPGDGEVKPLSFPKPEEASVLINGVKTLTLEMLISLKLASGMTNLQRQKDLVDVAELIKRKALGLPFVAKLHPYVHAKFQELLRVEMFSQTYFRQLCEEAKKSLPHLDETAGLESRRAQALEHLKQKVVESCGLQQGFGFRDSTQLPRSMQLVYEIADIVNFYRVQYQPSASFYIVESLIQEYLRETTYEEE; from the coding sequence ATGACCGAGCTACAAACGCATCAAAGGCAGACGATGGATTTTCAAGCCGTCTTGGCGTCTCCCGTGCTGTGTTACGAAGAGGGGTTGGACTACTTCGAGGGTAAAGGGATGCTGAACGAAACGCTGAGAAAACTGACGGATGATTTGGAAGCCCACGGAATTGATTACGTCGTAATCGGCGCCGTAGCACTAAATCAGCACGGTTATCAACGCTTCACCAGCGACATTGACCTGTTGATGACGAAAGAAGGACTGGAGAAATTTCGCCAGGAACTGGTGGGTTTGGGTTATGCAGCCAAATTCAGCGGCGCGAAAAAAACCTTCCGTGACACCACCAGAAATGTGCCGATTGAAATCATCACCAGTGGCGAGTATCCCGGCGATGGCGAAGTCAAACCGCTCAGTTTTCCCAAGCCGGAGGAAGCCAGCGTGCTGATCAATGGAGTCAAAACGCTGACGCTGGAAATGCTAATCAGTCTCAAACTTGCTTCCGGTATGACCAATCTGCAACGGCAAAAAGATTTGGTGGACGTGGCGGAGTTAATCAAACGCAAAGCCCTCGGACTGCCTTTTGTCGCCAAACTGCACCCCTACGTACACGCGAAATTTCAGGAATTACTACGGGTGGAAATGTTCAGCCAAACCTACTTCAGACAACTGTGCGAAGAAGCCAAAAAGAGCCTGCCGCATCTGGATGAAACTGCCGGTTTGGAATCGAGGCGCGCGCAAGCGCTCGAACATTTGAAGCAAAAAGTAGTGGAAAGCTGTGGACTCCAACAGGGCTTTGGCTTTCGCGACAGCACCCAACTACCGCGCTCAATGCAATTGGTCTATGAAATCGCCGACATCGTGAACTTCTACCGCGTACAGTATCAACCTAGCGCTAGCTTTTATATCGTCGAGTCTCTGATTCAAGAGTATCTACGTGAGACAACTTACGAGGAGGAATAA
- a CDS encoding aldehyde dehydrogenase: protein MLHIPILRHGAPYTSVDKQRVPHYRTRETFVEISQANAGLIRRDLLDQHQMRAALTQFTTAQLLAMCKQAGEYYLNGTLPVGDQEQTPEDYVRQLSATTGMPHVLVRKNMKKIYGALAKMESMLAGLTRGLDTRILDDGFGMHEGHAVSFFPRTDTLGVILPSNSPGVHSLWVPAIALKTALVLKPGSSEPWSPYRIVQAMIKAGVPKEAFGYYPADHGGAGAILQTCGRGMFFGDSSSVGKYANDARIELHGTGYSKVVLGDDVVDDWEKYLDVMVASITENGGRSCINASGVWVTRHGKEIAQALAERVAQIVPRAEDDEKALLAPFSNPDVARRVSAIVDSGLREAGAEDLTEKLRGPRLVEWEGSTYLLPTIVHCDSAEHPLANREFLFPFASVVEVKPAEMPRAFGPSLVVSAITKDPALIERLVNSPHVDRLNIGAIPTMQIAWDQPHEGNLFEHLYARRAFQRAAAA from the coding sequence ATGCTTCACATCCCAATCCTGCGCCACGGCGCGCCCTACACTAGCGTAGACAAACAGCGCGTCCCGCATTACCGCACACGCGAAACCTTCGTCGAAATCAGCCAGGCCAATGCCGGGCTAATTCGCCGCGACCTGCTCGATCAACACCAGATGCGCGCGGCCTTGACGCAATTCACCACCGCGCAATTGCTGGCAATGTGCAAACAAGCAGGCGAATACTACCTGAACGGCACGCTGCCCGTCGGCGACCAGGAACAGACGCCGGAAGATTACGTGCGCCAACTCTCGGCCACGACCGGCATGCCGCACGTGCTGGTGCGCAAAAACATGAAAAAGATTTACGGCGCACTGGCCAAGATGGAAAGCATGCTTGCCGGACTGACACGCGGCCTCGACACGCGCATCCTCGACGATGGCTTCGGCATGCACGAAGGCCACGCCGTCAGCTTCTTCCCGCGCACGGATACGCTGGGCGTGATTTTGCCGAGCAATTCACCAGGCGTGCATTCGTTGTGGGTGCCCGCCATCGCGCTCAAAACCGCGCTCGTGCTCAAACCCGGCAGCAGTGAACCCTGGTCGCCTTATCGCATCGTGCAAGCGATGATCAAGGCGGGCGTGCCGAAAGAAGCGTTCGGCTATTACCCGGCAGATCACGGCGGCGCGGGCGCAATCCTGCAAACCTGCGGACGCGGCATGTTCTTCGGCGATTCGTCCTCGGTTGGGAAATACGCCAACGACGCGCGCATCGAATTGCATGGCACCGGCTACAGCAAAGTCGTGCTCGGCGACGATGTCGTGGACGATTGGGAAAAGTATCTGGATGTGATGGTCGCTTCGATCACCGAAAACGGCGGGCGTTCGTGCATCAACGCTTCCGGTGTCTGGGTCACGCGCCACGGCAAGGAAATCGCCCAAGCGCTGGCCGAACGCGTCGCGCAAATCGTCCCGCGCGCCGAAGACGATGAAAAGGCCCTGCTCGCGCCTTTCTCCAATCCCGATGTCGCCCGGCGCGTTTCGGCGATTGTGGACAGCGGCTTGCGCGAAGCAGGCGCGGAAGACCTGACGGAAAAGCTGCGCGGCCCGCGTTTGGTCGAATGGGAAGGCTCGACGTATTTGCTGCCGACCATCGTGCATTGCGACAGCGCCGAACATCCGCTGGCGAATCGCGAATTCCTCTTCCCCTTCGCCAGCGTCGTCGAAGTCAAACCCGCAGAGATGCCGCGCGCCTTTGGCCCCTCGCTGGTCGTTTCGGCAATCACCAAAGACCCGGCGCTGATCGAACGCCTCGTCAATTCACCCCACGTAGACCGCCTGAACATCGGCGCGATCCCCACGATGCAAATCGCCTGGGATCAGCCGCACGAAGGCAATTTGTTTGAGCATCTATATGCGCGGCGGGCATTCCAACGCGCGGCTGCTGCATAA
- a CDS encoding glycosyltransferase family 4 protein, translated as MRILYFTAGAAGMYCGSCLRDNALATELLRQGHDVMLVPLYTPTRTDEPNVSQEKVLFGGISVYLEQHSALFRHSPRWLDKLWDSQFALRQAAKSSIPVDPQALGELTVSMLQGEDGHQRKEVFKLLDWLKTQPPFDVVDLQNSMLSGLAKPIKEALRVPLCCTLQGEDFFINGLREPYRSQALALIRENAQHIDCFIAVSQFAATMMAELLHIPREKIKVVPLGLNLKDYTCCQPPEHWPRHEPLTIGYFARIAPEKGLHLLADAYIQLRQRDGFPAAQLEAAGYLAPEHHGYLREIEAKLQAAGYGAEFRYHGTLEREDKLRFLQSIDVFSMPTTFDESKGLPVLEAFANGVPVVQPRRGSFVEMIETTGGGLLCEADNAASLADQLHELWRNPEQARDLARRGFAGVREHYSVERMAERAVSVYSLLNMVDAPMPRSGSAIEYA; from the coding sequence ATGCGAATTCTCTATTTCACCGCCGGAGCCGCGGGGATGTATTGCGGCAGTTGCTTGCGCGACAACGCGCTCGCGACCGAGCTATTGCGGCAGGGTCACGACGTGATGCTCGTGCCGCTTTACACGCCAACGCGCACTGACGAGCCGAATGTCAGCCAGGAGAAAGTCCTGTTCGGCGGTATCAGCGTCTATCTCGAACAGCATTCGGCCCTCTTTCGCCACAGCCCGCGCTGGCTGGACAAGCTGTGGGATTCGCAATTCGCGCTCAGACAAGCCGCCAAAAGCTCCATTCCCGTAGACCCGCAGGCCTTGGGCGAATTGACCGTTTCGATGTTGCAGGGCGAGGACGGCCATCAGCGCAAAGAGGTCTTCAAGCTGCTCGACTGGCTGAAAACGCAGCCGCCATTCGATGTCGTAGATTTGCAAAATTCGATGCTCAGCGGGCTGGCGAAACCGATCAAGGAAGCCTTGCGCGTGCCGCTCTGTTGCACCTTGCAAGGCGAAGACTTTTTCATCAACGGCTTGCGCGAACCGTACCGCAGCCAGGCGTTGGCGCTGATTCGTGAGAACGCACAGCACATTGACTGCTTCATCGCGGTCAGCCAGTTCGCCGCGACGATGATGGCGGAGTTGCTGCACATCCCGCGCGAGAAAATCAAAGTCGTGCCGCTTGGCCTCAATCTCAAAGACTATACTTGCTGCCAACCGCCCGAACATTGGCCGCGTCACGAACCGCTGACCATCGGTTATTTCGCCCGTATCGCACCGGAAAAAGGCTTGCACCTGCTGGCCGATGCCTATATTCAGTTGCGCCAGCGCGACGGCTTTCCTGCCGCGCAGTTGGAAGCCGCCGGGTATCTCGCACCTGAACATCATGGCTATCTGCGCGAGATCGAAGCCAAGTTACAAGCCGCCGGGTACGGCGCGGAGTTCCGCTATCACGGCACGCTCGAACGCGAAGACAAGTTGCGCTTCCTGCAAAGCATTGACGTGTTCTCGATGCCGACGACCTTTGACGAATCGAAGGGCCTGCCCGTGCTGGAAGCCTTCGCCAACGGCGTCCCTGTCGTGCAACCCCGGCGCGGCTCGTTTGTCGAAATGATCGAAACCACCGGCGGCGGGCTGTTGTGCGAAGCGGACAACGCGGCGAGCCTGGCCGACCAGCTTCACGAACTCTGGCGCAACCCCGAACAGGCGCGCGATCTGGCGCGGCGCGGCTTCGCGGGCGTGCGCGAACATTATTCAGTCGAACGCATGGCCGAACGCGCCGTCAGTGTGTACAGCTTGTTGAATATGGTGGATGCGCCTATGCCGCGTTCGGGTTCAGCGATTGAATACGCTTAG
- a CDS encoding antitoxin family protein: MTLILEAIYDGNVLRPVQPLDLKPNTRLRITVETKEPEPKVRRSFLQTARSLELDGPADWSARIEEYLYGDDADAAK; encoded by the coding sequence ATGACTTTGATACTTGAGGCCATCTATGACGGAAACGTATTGCGCCCGGTTCAGCCGCTGGATTTGAAGCCCAACACCCGGCTGCGGATTACAGTTGAAACGAAAGAACCGGAGCCAAAAGTTAGACGCTCGTTTCTGCAAACAGCCCGTTCACTGGAACTAGACGGCCCCGCCGACTGGTCAGCCAGAATCGAGGAGTATCTTTATGGGGATGACGCTGACGCCGCGAAGTAA
- a CDS encoding type II toxin-antitoxin system VapC family toxin: MTLTPRSKVFLDTAYAIALSSPKDEHHERALRLAEEIEAARVRLITTRAVILEIGNALARQRHRAAAIELLESLEFDPDVEIVPATEELSGQAFELYRTRPDKEWGLTDCMSFVVMWEQGITAALTTDKHFVQAGFEALLQ; encoded by the coding sequence ATGACGCTGACGCCGCGAAGTAAGGTCTTTCTCGATACTGCCTACGCCATCGCCTTGTCGTCTCCGAAAGACGAACACCACGAACGAGCATTGCGGTTGGCAGAAGAGATTGAAGCTGCGCGCGTAAGGCTGATTACCACGAGGGCAGTGATCTTGGAAATCGGAAACGCTTTAGCTAGACAACGCCATCGCGCGGCAGCCATTGAGTTGCTAGAGTCGCTTGAGTTTGACCCTGACGTTGAGATCGTCCCTGCCACAGAAGAACTCAGCGGGCAGGCCTTTGAACTTTATCGCACGCGGCCTGATAAAGAATGGGGACTGACGGATTGCATGTCATTCGTGGTCATGTGGGAACAGGGGATAACAGCCGCGCTCACCACTGACAAACATTTTGTGCAAGCGGGCTTTGAAGCATTGCTCCAATAA
- a CDS encoding DUF4926 domain-containing protein yields MIRELDSVVLTHDFQEHGLAAGEVGAVVHCYANGPMYEVEFVSGSGHTVALVTVNETNIRQIQAREILHVRALAA; encoded by the coding sequence ATGATACGAGAACTCGATTCCGTTGTACTGACCCACGATTTTCAGGAGCATGGCTTGGCGGCGGGCGAGGTGGGCGCGGTCGTGCATTGTTATGCGAATGGCCCGATGTATGAAGTGGAGTTTGTTTCCGGCTCAGGCCACACGGTTGCGCTGGTCACCGTGAATGAAACTAACATTCGCCAAATTCAAGCCCGCGAAATTTTACATGTGCGTGCGCTGGCGGCGTAG
- a CDS encoding prolyl oligopeptidase family serine peptidase, translating to MRKIHPLLAITFLLLLAFNAVAQSNSKVDGTIVEQVPCSPYQPATYEQYVEAAKRRQLEDVEAAKEEGFQTDASKNSPPVLMQRDEFAKRKAYPGFECHRIKYTSDGLIVAGFIWKPKDTEGKKLPLIIFNRGGNREFGKLTPWMRSGFYEYLANGFVVIGSQYRGNDGGEGKEEMGGADIRDVQHLIPLAQSLGYVDMRNIFLFGWSRGGMMSLLALKNNLPVNAAAIGGAWTDLVLEGKRRPLLVKEDWKELIPNFSEQSEEALHERSAVYWPEKINVPLLILHGGADWRSDTGGNALALAQKLQGLGKTYELIIYANDNHGLSFNSADADRRIIAWFKRHMK from the coding sequence ATGAGAAAAATTCACCCACTATTGGCAATTACTTTTTTGCTCTTACTTGCATTTAATGCAGTTGCACAAAGCAACTCAAAAGTTGATGGGACGATTGTCGAGCAGGTACCTTGCTCTCCCTATCAACCTGCGACTTATGAGCAATACGTTGAAGCGGCAAAACGTAGGCAGCTTGAAGACGTAGAAGCGGCAAAGGAAGAAGGATTTCAAACGGATGCCTCCAAGAACAGTCCTCCAGTGCTAATGCAAAGAGATGAGTTTGCGAAGCGCAAAGCTTACCCTGGTTTTGAATGTCACCGTATCAAGTACACGAGTGACGGTTTAATAGTAGCTGGATTCATCTGGAAACCTAAGGATACTGAAGGGAAAAAACTCCCGCTTATTATTTTCAACCGAGGCGGTAATCGTGAATTTGGCAAACTAACTCCCTGGATGCGATCGGGCTTTTATGAATATCTAGCCAACGGCTTTGTGGTTATTGGGTCGCAATATCGCGGCAATGATGGAGGCGAAGGCAAGGAAGAAATGGGAGGAGCGGACATACGCGACGTGCAGCACCTGATTCCCTTGGCGCAATCACTCGGCTACGTGGATATGAGGAATATTTTCCTTTTCGGTTGGTCACGAGGCGGAATGATGAGCCTGCTGGCACTCAAGAACAACCTGCCTGTCAACGCAGCAGCCATCGGTGGAGCCTGGACTGATCTGGTGTTAGAAGGAAAGCGTCGCCCATTGTTAGTTAAAGAGGATTGGAAAGAACTGATCCCGAATTTCAGTGAACAGAGTGAGGAAGCACTGCATGAGCGTTCAGCCGTGTATTGGCCCGAAAAGATCAATGTGCCACTGCTCATTTTGCATGGTGGTGCAGATTGGCGATCTGACACAGGTGGTAATGCACTTGCACTCGCACAAAAGCTACAGGGGCTCGGCAAAACTTACGAATTGATTATCTATGCTAACGACAATCACGGGCTATCATTCAATAGTGCCGATGCTGACAGGCGCATCATCGCTTGGTTCAAACGCCACATGAAATAG